One window of Papaver somniferum cultivar HN1 chromosome 9, ASM357369v1, whole genome shotgun sequence genomic DNA carries:
- the LOC113310926 gene encoding L-ascorbate oxidase homolog, translating into MTLRLTFLVLCILSATTLIKAEDPYLFFTWNVSYGTISPLGVPQQGILINNEFPGPNINSTTNNNIVINVFNNLDEPLLFTWNGIQHRKNSWQDGMPGTNCPIQPGKNFTYHFQVKDQIGSYFYFPTTAFHRAVGGFGGLRVNSRDLIPVPFDGPEDDFTVLIGDWYKSSRAELKKILDGGKSINRPDGILINGKSGNGTDKDKPLFTMKPGKTYRYRICNVGIKTSLNFRIQGHSMKLVEMDGSHVVQNVYDALDIHVGQCLSVLVTADQTPKDYYIVASSRFLKEVYTATGVVSYEGGSGPPSPQIPEGPTGIVYSLNQFRSFRWNLTASAARPNPQGSYHYGGINITRTIKIVNSAATVDGKLRYAINGVSHTDPETPMKLTEYYEAPKKDYEYNSIVDDPTPESTTKIVVKPNVLNATFRDFIEIIFVNNEKSIQTWHLDGYSFFAVAIEAGQWTPEKRKNYNLLDAVSRHTIQVYPGCWAAIMLTFDNAGMWNLRSTLWERHYLGQQLYFSVTSPARSLRDEYNVPDNVELCGIVKDLPKPPPYTI; encoded by the coding sequence ATGACTCTCCGTCTAACGTTCTTGGTGTTATGTATTCTATCAGCAACAACTTTGATCAAAGCTGAAGATCCATATCTATTCTTTACATGGAATGTGAGTTACGGTACAATTTCTCCTCTTGGAGTTCCACAGCAAGGAATTCTTATTAACAACGAATTCCCTGGTCCAAACATCAATTCCACCACTAACAACAACATTGTCATTAACGTTTTCAACAATCTTGACGAGCCTCTACTGTTCACATGGAACGGTATTCAACACAGGAAGAATTCATGGCAAGATGGTATGCCCGGTACTAACTGCCCAATCCAACCTGGTAAAAACTTCACATATCATTTCCAAGTCAAGGATCAGATTGGTAGTTACTTTTACTTCCCTACCACCGCATTCCATAGAGCGGTTGGTGGGTTCGGTGGTCTCCGCGTTAACAGTCGTGACCTTATTCCCGTCCCCTTTGATGGCCCGGAAGATGATTTCACCGTCCTCATTGGTGATTGGTATAAAAGTAGCCGTGCTGAGCTTAAGAAGATCTTAGATGGGGGTAAATCTATTAACAGACCCGATGGTATTCTCATCAACGGTAAATCAGGTAACGGTACCGACAAGGACAAACCACTCTTCACCATGAAGCCTGGTAAGACTTACAGGTACAGAATCTGCAACGTTGGTATCAAGACATCCTTGAATTTCAGGATTCAAGGTCATTCCATGAAGTTGGTTGAGATGGATGGCTCTCACGTGGTTCAGAACGTATACGATGCTCTAGATATTCACGTCGGACAGTGTCTTTCGGTGTTGGTCACAGCAGATCAGACACCCAAAGATTACTACATAGTTGCTTCATCCAGATTCCTTAAGGAGGTTTACACCGCAACTGGTGTCGTCAGCTACGAAGGTGGCAGCGGCCCCCCATCTCCTCAGATTCCTGAAGGACCTACAGGTATTGTATACTCGCTCAACCAGTTCCGTTCCTTCAGATGGAACCTTACCGCAAGTGCCGCACGTCCAAACCCACAAGGTTCGTACCATTATGGTGGCATCAACATCACTCGCACCATTAAGATCGTCAACTCTGCCGCTACTGTTGATGGTAAGCTTCGTTATGCCATCAATGGTGTCTCACACACTGATCCTGAAACCCCTATGAAGCTTACAGAATACTACGAAGCACCTAAGAAAGATTACGAGTACAACTCTATTGTTGATGACCCAACCCCAGAGAGTACCACTAAGATCGTCGTTAAGCCTAACGTTCTCAACGCAACTTTCCGTGACTTCATTGAGATCATATTCGTGAACAACGAAAAGTCAATCCAGACATGGCACTTGGATGGTTACTCCTTCTTTGCTGTTGCAATTGAAGCCGGGCAGTGGACTCCAGAGAAGAGAAAGAACTACAACCTGCTTGATGCTGTGAGCAGGCATACAATTCAGGTTTACCCAGGTTGCTGGGCGGCCATAATGCTCACTTTTGATAATGCAGGTATGTGGAACTTGAGGTCCACCCTCTGGGAGAGGCACTATTTGGGACAACAATTGTACTTTAGCGTCACTTCACCGGCCAGATCACTAAGAGATGAATACAACGTTCCCGATAACGTTGAACTTTGTGGTATTGTCAAGGACTTGCCAAAACCACCCCCATACACGATCTAA
- the LOC113314139 gene encoding general transcription factor IIF subunit 1-like gives MGVFQDEREGYKTTLKGLREQITSLAEDRKILCYREKKAEERISCLQEVIKTLVEGNKKLTNDEGAAECVQLSRESKMCSHPGVNRDEHVSGSMSTEKQSEPLVNLNGDKEKASSLFSMELENKEINIELEKREVALLKPDRLKPAGNIQINKNEDDTEMMEKHTCDRQKLNVSTDITVEGCSNSTKCMTTSKQSFSGQKNEEYGIICKAVDIPLSSSALKRKRLSETVTSDSDEDGKTPISKYMAKKLEELRGRPTSKISPVSVGDVVVCCMGQNVNKFVTTSPQRLVSLRMSEENKIQADGTSKDETVSLSNLELGISSQEKVGNLTTANEGAEVAEETDSDSGGSKSADTTDNE, from the exons ATGGGTGTTTTTCAGGATGAGCGCGAAGGCTACAAGACAACATTGAAGGGACTAAGAGAGCAGATTACAAGTCTAGCTGAAGATCGAAAGATTTTGTGCTATAGAGAAAAGAAAGCAGAAGAAAGAATCTCTTGCTTGCAAGAGGTAATTAAGACTTTGGTTGAAggtaataagaaacttacaaatGATGAAGGAGCAGCAGAATGCGTTCAGCTCAGTAGAGAGAGCAAAATGTGTTCCCATCCTGGTGTAAACAGAGATGAGCATGTCTCAG GCTCTATGTCTACTGAAAAGCAATCAGAGCCTTTAGTAAATTTGAATGGAGACAAGGAGAAAGCTTCTTCACTATTCAGCATGGAGTTGGAAAATAAGGAGATAAATATTGAGTTAGAAAAGAGAGAGGTAGCTCTGCTTAAGCCAGATAGATTAAAACCAGCAGGTAATATTCAGATCAATAAAAATGAGGACGATACAGAAATGATGGAAAAGCATACTTGTGACAGACAAAAGCTGAATGTTTCAACTGACATTACAGTTGAAGGATGTTCAAATTCTACAAAATGTATGACAACCTCAAAACAATCCTTTTCTGGTCAGAAAAATGAGGAATATGGTATCATATGCAAAGCGGTTGATATCCCATTATCTTCATCAGCATTAAAAAGAAAGAGGCTTTCAGAGACAGTAACTAGTGATAGTGATGAGGATGGTAAAACTCCAATTAGTAAATATATGGCAAAGAAACTTGAAGAGCTTAGGGGAAGGCCTACATCCAAAATTTCTCCTGTGAGTGTTGGGGATGTTGTTGTCTGTTGTATGGGTCAAAATGTCAACAAATTCGTAACCACTTCACCACAAAGACTTGTTTCACTAAGAATGAGTGAAGAAAACAAGATCCAGGCTGATGGAACATCAAAAGATGAAACTGTATCTCTAAGTAATTTGGAACTGGGTATTTCATCACAAGAGAAGGTAGGCAACCTAACTACTGCAAATGAGGGAGCGGAAGTGGCAGAAGAAACTGATTCTGACAGCGGAGGTAGTAAAAGTGCTGATACAACGGACAATGAGTAG